The nucleotide sequence GGCGGAACTCGCGCTCGAGGTCGACCCTGTCTCCCGAAGCTCAGCGCGCGCCCACGGACGTTTGGTACGTGTACATTCTGCAGTGCGCGGACGACAGCTACTACACCGGCATCGCAAAGAACGTTCAGGAACGCATTGACGCCCATGCTGCTGGACGCGGTGCGCGCTACACGCGAGGGCGCGGACCACTGCGGTTGTGCGCAGTTCGTCGCTGCCACTCGAAGTCCACGGCTTTGAGCCTGGAGCTCGCGATCAAAGCTCTGCCGCGATCTCAAAAACTGCGCCTCGCCGATCCCGAAACACTGCGTCGCTTCGCCAAGCAGTGGATTGCCGAGCGAAAGCGCGCTCGGGCTGCGCCAGCGCGGCAGAAGCTGCGCTAGGCTTCGCGCCGGTGCCGAGTCCGGAGCCCCTGGGGCGCTACACCTTCTTCGACGAGATCGCTGCTGGCGGTATGGCCACGGTCTATGTCGCGCGCCAGCAAGGGGAAGCGGGGTTCGGTAGAGTCGTCGCTGCCAAGCGGTTGCACCCTGCACTAGCCAAGGATCCGGACGCAGCGGAAGCATTCGCCCGTGAGGCGAGGCATGTCTCGCGGATCAAGCACGCCAACGTCGTTCCCGTGTTGGATGTCGTCCGGGATCGCGGCGAGCTGGTCATGGTGTTGGAGCTAGTCGTGGGGGC is from Polyangiaceae bacterium and encodes:
- a CDS encoding GIY-YIG nuclease family protein codes for the protein MYILQCADDSYYTGIAKNVQERIDAHAAGRGARYTRGRGPLRLCAVRRCHSKSTALSLELAIKALPRSQKLRLADPETLRRFAKQWIAERKRARAAPARQKLR